One Primulina eburnea isolate SZY01 chromosome 4, ASM2296580v1, whole genome shotgun sequence genomic window, TTTCAAAGAGAAAAGTCAATGTTACGTCTCGAGTGTTTCTCGTCGTTTGATGTAAACAAGAAACGGTATTGCTCGTACACATCGCTGCGGAGTTACAAGGCGTTTCAGAAGTCAAATCAATAGGGGTGGTTGGGGGTCattttgttgaatatttgagcacttaattcttgagttacagATTCCATGCTCGGTCTATCCTCAGGAAGCTCATTGGTGCAGTGCAATGCAATATTCGTCAACTGAGCAGCGTCATGTTCTGAGAACTCTCCCTTGAGATTGGAGTCGACAAAATCCTCAAATTTGCCAGATTCAGCTGCCATTCTGGTGGAACTCGACAGCTTCCGTTTACCACTGAGTACTTGAAAGATGATAACCCCAAACGCATAAACGTCGCTTTTCTCTGTGAATCGCCCAGTGGTGATGTATTCGGGCGCCATGTAACCCAATGCAGCACTGACTTTGATGGCCGAGTAAACCACATCATCAGCGAGAAGCTTTAGAAGACCGGAATCAAGAATCAATGGATTCATCTCTTGGTCTATGATAACTTTTTCGACCGATATATTTTGATGAACGATAGGAGGTTTGTTAGTTTCGTTTCTGTGCAGATACTCGATACCTGTgagaaaaattaataatttgtgaGAGATGTTACAAACTACATCAACCAAATAAATGTCTTAAATTTGTATATACGTCTGAATTTGAGAGATTAAATTGGGTCCAAGGTTAGACTTTTAGAGAGTGGTGCTAAATACTAATCTTCATTGTGGACCAAGGAATTGCTGGACCATAAATGAGCCATTTGTGGCAACTACTTAAGATACAGTCAAGAGATACAAACGTTCAATAAATGCTCCTTACCAGTGTAATCAGAtctcttattttaaataatgataTACTGTTTTATTTATGTAGATAAATGAAAAACGTACTCATGCTAAGGTACTAAGTTTAACCAAGAAGCATGATCAATATAGTAAAAAAGTGGACAAACCTTTAGCAATTCCATTGATGATCTGAACCCTTGTAGGCCAATCAAGAATGTCAGTGTGACCATCTTCAGAATCAAGATACCGAGACAAAATGCCGTTCGAAACATAATCATATATCAAGAAACACTCACCCCTGCCCTTTGAGCAACAAAACCCCTTCAATTTCACCAGATTTTCATGTTTCAAAGAATTCAACAAGCTCAATCCCTTCATGAATCCATTTTCTTCTGTCTTGCAGCTTGTTTTACTAACACTTTTAACCGCCACGATTGATCCATCTTTCAAAATCCCTTTATAAACAGCCGAAAACTTGCTTTTGCCCAATACATTAACCTCGGAGAAATGTTGAGTAGCTGATTCTACATCTTCTAAATTAAACTTATACCCCTGAATAAACTCTTGACACATACCATTACAATCACGTGGCTCGAGAGAAATGAGAGGAGAGGGGCTTCTCTCGCAAAAACCTGTCCCCTGGTTAGTACTGATACTATCGTTGTAGGTATCCGATCCATCCCCAACTTTTTGTTTGCCCCGGCGATACCAAATTATCCAAACAAATGCCACAACCATTAACATGACAATAAATGTGATAACTCCGAAAACAATACCTATTTGTGGAAACTTCGATGATGATTTCGAGCAACGTGTTTGATTACAAGGTAGGGGAATAATAGCTGCTTGAGGTACGCTTTCTGTGGCTGTTTTATTCGGAACCGGTGGGAAGGGGTCTATTTGGTTGATGTTCGTATTGTCCCAAGAACTGCAAGCTCTCAATGAAGAAAAACCCGCACCGCATAAACCGGGATTGTTATCAAAATGGAATCCTTCGTTTAACCTCCTCAAGGCTTCATGGCGGATAAAAGAAAGATCAAAATGACAAaagaacatcagatttcattcgATAAATTTGACAAAATATAACCTAAATTCTAACATAAACTAAATTCATGAAGATCAACTCACAAAGTGGGACAAATCCAGAAAGCGTGTTGTTTTGTACATCAAGAACCTCCAATTCAGGAAGGTTGGCTAATCCAACAGGAATTGGACCTGAGAGCTTATTGGAATTCAAGTACACTCTTTTTAACATTCCCAAATTCCCCAAGCTGGCAGGAATCTGCCCAGATAATTTATTTCTTTCCAGTGCAAGAACAtttagtttttttaagaatcccATCTCTGTAGGGATGATCCCCATCAACTGGTTACAACAAAGCTGCAGCACTGCAAATTTTACAATTATTACAGTCAATTATACACGATGACAGTTTTTTGGGTTTAAATTCTCTAAAAAGAATACTTGT contains:
- the LOC140828866 gene encoding LRR receptor kinase SERK2-like gives rise to the protein MKTRSSSYSILSPLLFVFSCFSLTIDPIRGNAELRALMEIKTSLDPENKYLSSWTSDGDPCAGAFEGVACNEHRKVANLSLQGKGLAGKLPPAVAELKCLSGLYLHYNSLTGEIPKEIANLTELTDLYLNVNNFSGTTPSEIGSMASLQVLQLCCNQLMGIIPTEMGFLKKLNVLALERNKLSGQIPASLGNLGMLKRVYLNSNKLSGPIPVGLANLPELEVLDVQNNTLSGFVPLSLRRLNEGFHFDNNPGLCGAGFSSLRACSSWDNTNINQIDPFPPVPNKTATESVPQAAIIPLPCNQTRCSKSSSKFPQIGIVFGVITFIVMLMVVAFVWIIWYRRGKQKVGDGSDTYNDSISTNQGTGFCERSPSPLISLEPRDCNGMCQEFIQGYKFNLEDVESATQHFSEVNVLGKSKFSAVYKGILKDGSIVAVKSVSKTSCKTEENGFMKGLSLLNSLKHENLVKLKGFCCSKGRGECFLIYDYVSNGILSRYLDSEDGHTDILDWPTRVQIINGIAKGIEYLHRNETNKPPIVHQNISVEKVIIDQEMNPLILDSGLLKLLADDVVYSAIKVSAALGYMAPEYITTGRFTEKSDVYAFGVIIFQVLSGKRKLSSSTRMAAESGKFEDFVDSNLKGEFSEHDAAQLTNIALHCTNELPEDRPSMESVTQELSAQIFNKMTPNHPY